Proteins encoded by one window of Roseibium sp. Sym1:
- a CDS encoding DUF1214 domain-containing protein — protein sequence MRFLLALALCAPTLAFAEDVTLDNLVRAETDHMIRANMKAFGLEIGQLVHQRETVDVDNQPVIRMNVDTVYSSLMLDLSEPVGVALPEIGGRYQSMQVINQDHYMFVEAAPGTYRLTENRVGTRFAAVVFRTFIDPTDPEDVAAAHAAQDGISVSGGGAGPFDAPDWDLSKLATARKAMNDLAADIGFNARHAFGLEDEVRPVDYMVGAMVGWGGLPANAAMYVVDSVEQNDGETPFAVTAKDVPVDAFWSITVYNADGYMEPNELGRNNFNNVTAEPNDDGSRTIHFGACDDGRINCIPITPGWNYAIRLYEPTEEILNGSWTFPSFEKVN from the coding sequence ATGAGATTTCTTCTAGCCCTCGCGCTCTGCGCCCCCACCCTCGCATTCGCCGAGGATGTCACTCTCGACAACCTTGTGCGGGCGGAGACGGATCACATGATCCGCGCCAACATGAAGGCCTTCGGGCTGGAGATTGGACAACTCGTTCACCAACGGGAGACGGTTGATGTCGACAACCAGCCGGTGATCCGGATGAACGTGGACACAGTCTACTCCTCGCTGATGCTGGATTTGTCCGAGCCTGTAGGGGTCGCGCTGCCCGAGATCGGCGGGCGCTATCAGTCGATGCAGGTCATCAACCAGGATCACTACATGTTTGTTGAAGCCGCACCCGGCACATACCGCTTGACCGAGAACAGGGTGGGGACCCGCTTCGCCGCCGTGGTGTTCCGCACCTTCATTGACCCGACGGATCCCGAAGACGTAGCCGCCGCCCATGCCGCGCAAGACGGGATTTCCGTTTCCGGCGGAGGCGCGGGTCCGTTTGACGCGCCGGACTGGGACCTTTCGAAACTGGCCACCGCGCGCAAGGCCATGAATGATCTTGCGGCGGATATCGGCTTCAACGCCCGCCATGCCTTCGGGCTCGAAGATGAGGTCCGCCCGGTAGACTACATGGTTGGTGCCATGGTCGGCTGGGGCGGACTGCCGGCGAACGCCGCCATGTATGTTGTCGACAGCGTTGAACAGAACGATGGCGAGACACCCTTCGCCGTGACGGCAAAAGACGTGCCGGTCGATGCATTCTGGTCGATTACCGTTTACAACGCGGACGGATACATGGAACCAAATGAGCTCGGTCGGAACAATTTCAACAACGTCACCGCCGAGCCGAACGATGATGGCTCCCGCACCATTCATTTCGGCGCATGCGATGACGGTCGTATCAACTGCATCCCCATCACACCCGGCTGGAACTACGCCATCCGGCTCTATGAGCCAACAGAGGAAATACTGAACGGTAGCTGGACGTTCCCGAGCTTCGAAAAAGTCAACTGA
- a CDS encoding vitamin B12-dependent ribonucleotide reductase has translation MRIERRYTKEGQSPYASIEFRNATSEIRNPDGSIVFRLENIQVPAQFSQVASDILAQKYFRKAGVPAKLKPVEENTVPSWLWRHEADEAALADLPEDEQYGSEIDGRQVFDRLAGTWTYWGWKGGYFDKEADAQAFYDELRYMLATQKVAPNSPQWFNTGLHWAYGIDGPGQGHFYVDFQTGKLTKSKSAYEHPQPHACFIQSVGDDLVNEGGIMDLWVREARLFKYGSGTGSNFSHVRSEGEKLSGGGKSSGLMSFLKIGDRAAGAIKSGGTTRRAAKMVVVDVDHPDIEEYVNWKVKEEQKVAALVTGSKICQKHLTAIMRACVNCEADNGDCFDPAKNPALKREIRAAKKMMVPENYIQRVIQFAKQGFSKIDFPTYNTDWDSEAYLTVAGQNSNNSVRVTDGFLNAVVADSDWDLTARKNGGVLKTVKAKELWEQIGYAAWASADPGLQYHTTINDWHTCLADGEIRASNPCSEYMFLDDTACNLASLNLMQFRREDRSFDIDNYEHAVRLWTIVLEISVLMAQFPSKEIAELSYKFRTLGLGYANIGGLLMTSGISYDSDEGRALCGALTAVMTGVAYATSAEMAGELGSFPGYKKNAKHMLKVIRNHRRAAHGEADGYEDLNTNPVALDHASCPDPIIVERARKAWDRALELGEKNGYRNAQSTVIAPTGTIGLVMDCDTTGIEPDFALVKFKKLAGGGYFKIINRAVPEALRVLGYSEAEIGEIEAYAVGHGSLDQAPGVNPSALTAKGFTDESLTKLKDGMKSAFDIKFVFNRWTLGDEQMKALGVTDEQLEDPEFDLLTFLGYSKSEIEAANTHVCGAMTLEGAPFLKQEHLPVFDCANPCGRIGKRFLSVESHIRMMAAAQPFISGAISKTINMPNDATVEDCKEAYMLSWKLALKANALYRDGSKLSQPLNAQLLADEDEDEDEAIEDLAAKPAAAKAEVVAERIVERIVERVVREQEKLPARRKGYTQKAKIGGHTVFLRTGEYDDGRLGEIFLDMNKEGSALRAFINNFAISVSLGLQYGVPLEEYVDAFTFTKFEPAGMVQGNDAIKNATSILDYVFRELAVSYLGRHDLAHVPPEAFNGPVSAGAVKNMDKGSSGGVVSHGLVRGQTERFRLVSGSEPAGEITEAVKVELAGSVSAQTSAVATAFARGSEGGAAAAVEVSTAPAKTAAQQIAQARMKGYEGESCGECGNFTMVRNGTCLKCDTCGSTSGCS, from the coding sequence ATGCGGATCGAGCGGCGCTACACCAAGGAAGGTCAATCGCCTTACGCAAGCATCGAATTTCGGAACGCGACCAGCGAAATCCGGAATCCGGACGGCTCCATCGTGTTCCGGCTGGAGAACATCCAGGTCCCGGCACAGTTCTCCCAGGTCGCGTCCGACATCCTGGCGCAGAAATATTTCCGCAAGGCAGGCGTGCCGGCCAAGCTGAAGCCGGTCGAGGAAAACACCGTCCCGTCCTGGCTGTGGCGCCACGAGGCCGACGAGGCCGCCCTGGCCGATCTGCCCGAGGACGAGCAGTACGGCTCGGAAATCGACGGCCGCCAGGTCTTCGACCGTCTCGCCGGCACCTGGACCTACTGGGGCTGGAAGGGCGGCTATTTCGACAAGGAAGCCGACGCCCAGGCCTTCTATGACGAACTGCGTTACATGCTGGCGACCCAGAAGGTGGCGCCGAACTCCCCGCAATGGTTCAACACCGGCCTGCACTGGGCCTATGGCATCGACGGTCCGGGCCAGGGTCACTTCTATGTCGACTTCCAGACCGGCAAGCTCACCAAGTCCAAGAGCGCCTACGAGCACCCGCAGCCCCATGCCTGCTTCATCCAGTCCGTCGGCGACGACCTGGTCAATGAAGGCGGCATCATGGACCTGTGGGTCCGTGAGGCGCGCCTGTTCAAATACGGCTCCGGCACCGGCTCCAACTTCTCCCATGTGCGCTCCGAGGGCGAAAAGCTTTCCGGCGGCGGCAAGTCCTCCGGCCTGATGAGCTTCCTGAAGATCGGTGACCGGGCAGCCGGCGCGATCAAGTCCGGCGGCACCACCCGCCGCGCGGCCAAGATGGTCGTCGTTGACGTCGATCACCCGGATATCGAGGAATATGTCAACTGGAAGGTCAAGGAAGAGCAGAAGGTGGCCGCCCTCGTCACCGGCTCGAAGATCTGCCAGAAGCACCTGACCGCGATCATGCGCGCCTGCGTCAATTGCGAGGCCGACAATGGCGACTGCTTCGACCCGGCCAAGAACCCGGCGCTGAAGCGCGAGATCCGCGCCGCCAAGAAGATGATGGTGCCGGAGAACTACATCCAGCGCGTCATCCAGTTCGCCAAACAGGGCTTTTCCAAGATCGACTTCCCGACCTACAACACGGATTGGGACAGTGAAGCCTACCTGACGGTGGCCGGCCAGAATTCCAACAACTCGGTGCGCGTCACCGACGGCTTCCTCAATGCGGTCGTCGCCGACAGCGACTGGGACCTGACCGCCCGCAAGAACGGCGGCGTGCTGAAGACCGTCAAGGCCAAGGAGCTGTGGGAACAGATCGGCTATGCCGCCTGGGCCTCCGCCGATCCGGGCCTGCAGTACCACACCACCATCAACGACTGGCACACCTGCCTGGCCGATGGCGAAATCCGCGCGTCCAACCCCTGCTCGGAATACATGTTCCTCGACGACACGGCCTGTAACCTGGCGTCGCTGAACCTGATGCAGTTCCGCCGCGAGGACCGCTCCTTCGACATCGACAACTACGAGCACGCCGTCCGGCTTTGGACCATCGTTCTGGAAATCTCGGTGCTGATGGCGCAGTTCCCGTCGAAGGAAATCGCGGAACTCTCCTACAAGTTCCGCACGCTCGGCCTCGGCTACGCCAATATCGGCGGCCTCCTGATGACCTCCGGCATTTCCTACGATTCGGATGAAGGCCGCGCGCTTTGCGGTGCGCTGACCGCCGTCATGACCGGTGTCGCCTATGCGACTTCGGCCGAGATGGCCGGCGAGCTCGGCTCGTTCCCGGGCTACAAGAAAAACGCCAAGCACATGCTCAAGGTCATCCGCAACCACCGCCGCGCCGCCCACGGCGAAGCGGACGGCTACGAGGACCTGAACACCAACCCGGTCGCCCTCGACCATGCCTCCTGCCCGGACCCGATCATCGTCGAGCGGGCCAGGAAGGCCTGGGACCGCGCCCTGGAGCTCGGTGAAAAGAACGGCTACCGCAACGCCCAGTCCACGGTGATCGCGCCGACCGGTACGATCGGCCTGGTCATGGACTGCGACACCACCGGCATCGAACCGGACTTCGCGCTGGTGAAGTTCAAGAAGCTGGCCGGCGGCGGCTACTTCAAGATCATCAACCGCGCCGTTCCCGAAGCCCTGCGCGTGCTCGGCTATTCGGAAGCCGAAATCGGCGAGATCGAGGCCTATGCGGTCGGCCACGGCTCCCTCGACCAGGCCCCGGGCGTCAACCCGTCGGCGCTCACAGCCAAGGGCTTCACCGACGAGAGCCTGACCAAGCTGAAGGACGGCATGAAGTCGGCCTTCGACATCAAGTTCGTCTTCAACCGCTGGACCCTCGGCGACGAGCAGATGAAGGCGCTCGGCGTCACCGACGAGCAGCTGGAGGATCCGGAATTCGACCTGTTGACCTTCCTCGGCTACTCGAAGTCTGAGATCGAGGCCGCCAACACCCATGTCTGCGGCGCCATGACCCTGGAAGGCGCACCCTTCCTCAAGCAAGAGCACCTGCCCGTCTTCGACTGCGCCAACCCGTGCGGCCGCATCGGCAAGCGCTTCCTGTCGGTCGAAAGCCACATCCGCATGATGGCCGCGGCCCAGCCGTTCATCTCCGGCGCGATCTCCAAGACGATCAACATGCCGAACGATGCGACGGTCGAGGACTGCAAGGAAGCCTACATGCTGTCCTGGAAGCTGGCGCTGAAGGCCAACGCGCTCTACCGCGACGGCTCCAAGCTCAGCCAGCCGCTCAACGCCCAGCTTCTGGCCGATGAGGACGAGGACGAAGACGAGGCCATCGAGGATCTGGCCGCCAAGCCGGCCGCCGCCAAGGCCGAGGTTGTCGCCGAACGCATCGTCGAGCGCATCGTCGAGCGGGTCGTACGCGAACAGGAAAAGCTGCCCGCACGCCGCAAGGGCTACACCCAGAAGGCCAAGATCGGCGGCCACACGGTGTTCTTGCGCACCGGCGAATATGACGACGGCCGTCTCGGCGAGATCTTCCTGGACATGAACAAGGAAGGCTCGGCCCTGCGCGCCTTCATCAACAACTTCGCCATCTCCGTCTCGCTCGGCCTGCAATACGGCGTGCCGCTGGAGGAATATGTCGACGCCTTCACCTTTACCAAGTTCGAGCCGGCCGGCATGGTCCAGGGCAACGACGCGATCAAGAACGCGACGTCGATCCTCGACTATGTCTTCCGCGAACTGGCGGTCTCCTATCTCGGCCGCCACGACCTTGCCCATGTGCCGCCGGAAGCCTTCAACGGCCCGGTCAGCGCGGGCGCGGTCAAGAACATGGACAAGGGCTCCTCGGGCGGCGTCGTCTCCCACGGCCTGGTGCGCGGCCAGACCGAGCGCTTCCGCCTCGTCTCCGGCTCCGAGCCGGCCGGCGAGATCACCGAAGCGGTAAAGGTCGAACTGGCGGGCTCCGTCTCGGCGCAGACCTCGGCGGTGGCCACGGCCTTCGCCCGCGGTTCGGAAGGCGGCGCGGCGGCAGCCGTGGAAGTCTCCACCGCCCCGGCCAAGACCGCCGCACAGCAGATCGCCCAGGCGCGCATGAAGGGCTATGAAGGCGAAAGCTGCGGCGAATGCGGCAACTTCACCATGGTCCGCAACGGCACCTGCCTGAAATGCGACACCTGCGGCTCGACCAGCGGCTGCAGCTAA
- a CDS encoding response regulator, with the protein MKHHAAFGLAMEDIDAVVVEDSKPMQTILRSILLSFKVSRVRVYDSVDEALEASLAEPPNVILTDWRMAPTSGYQFLRLVRHRHMEPLCYVPILFITAHGTRPLVDKALRAGAHHVLVKPVSPSTLYKRLRWLLNDDRPMILENSGFYNIYGIQKTMDDQAEKMQSLAGARLHHRIAVQKRAEVEDAVEAAFDKKEPETPKAYARPRKTKAEEEPKEAKKHSAAAKHIRNASFAAVKGVKIH; encoded by the coding sequence ATGAAACATCACGCCGCATTCGGACTGGCCATGGAGGATATCGATGCTGTTGTCGTTGAAGACAGCAAGCCGATGCAAACGATTCTCCGTTCGATTCTGCTCAGCTTCAAGGTGTCACGGGTGCGGGTCTATGATTCGGTCGATGAAGCACTGGAAGCCAGCCTCGCCGAACCGCCCAACGTGATTCTCACGGACTGGCGCATGGCGCCGACCTCCGGTTACCAGTTCCTGCGCCTGGTCCGGCACCGGCACATGGAACCCCTGTGCTATGTCCCGATCCTGTTCATCACGGCCCACGGAACGCGGCCGCTGGTGGACAAGGCCTTGAGGGCCGGGGCCCATCATGTCCTGGTCAAGCCGGTGTCGCCCTCGACCCTCTACAAGCGCCTGCGCTGGCTTTTGAACGACGACCGGCCGATGATCCTGGAGAATTCCGGCTTCTACAACATCTATGGCATCCAGAAGACCATGGACGACCAGGCCGAAAAGATGCAGTCGCTGGCCGGGGCGCGGCTTCATCACCGAATCGCGGTGCAGAAGCGGGCCGAAGTGGAAGATGCGGTCGAGGCGGCGTTCGACAAGAAAGAGCCCGAGACGCCCAAGGCCTATGCGCGCCCGCGCAAGACCAAGGCCGAGGAAGAGCCGAAGGAAGCGAAGAAGCACTCCGCCGCGGCCAAGCATATCCGCAACGCCAGCTTTGCCGCCGTCAAGGGCGTGAAGATCCACTGA
- a CDS encoding NADH:ubiquinone oxidoreductase subunit NDUFA12, producing the protein MKTLLLELFTWWNSQTMGTRFFTWRKGEFVGEDEFGNKYYKERAGKKRWVIYNGLAEASSIPPGWHGWMHHRVDTPPSEETYHAKHWQQGHKANPTGTPAAYRPHGSILTPEKRPDVTGDYEAWTPGN; encoded by the coding sequence ATGAAAACTCTGCTGCTTGAACTTTTCACCTGGTGGAACAGCCAGACCATGGGCACCCGCTTCTTCACCTGGCGCAAGGGGGAGTTTGTCGGCGAGGACGAGTTCGGCAACAAGTACTACAAGGAACGGGCCGGCAAGAAGCGCTGGGTGATCTACAACGGTCTCGCGGAAGCCTCTTCCATTCCTCCGGGCTGGCACGGCTGGATGCATCACCGTGTCGACACGCCGCCGAGCGAGGAAACCTACCATGCCAAGCACTGGCAGCAGGGCCACAAGGCGAATCCGACAGGCACGCCCGCGGCCTACCGCCCGCACGGCTCGATCCTGACCCCGGAAAAACGCCCGGATGTCACCGGCGATTACGAGGCCTGGACGCCGGGCAACTGA